In Saccharomyces paradoxus chromosome XVI, complete sequence, the genomic stretch AGCCATACTTCTTTTAACGATATCATGTTCTATAGGAATGTCAATTCCTAAAGTCATAGGTATTGTTCTTGACACGCTTAAGACGTCATCTGGCTCGgaattctttgatttgaaaatacccattttttccttaccCCTATATGAGTTTCTTTCATTCTTTACGGTTGCTTTACTGATTGGTTGTGCTGCAAATTTTGGTAGATTTATATTATTGAGAATATTAAGTGAACGTGTTGTCGCTCGTCTGAGGGCAAATGTCATTAAAAAAACACTGCATCAGGATGCTGAATTCTTCGACAATCATAAAGTTGGAGATTTGATTTCTCGCTTAGGATCTGATGCGTATGTCGTTTCAAGATCAATGACCCAAAAGGTCTCGGATGGGGTCAAAGCCCTCATCTGTGGTGTTGTTGGAGTAGGGATGATGTGTTCCTTGTCACCTCAGTTATCAATACTATTGCTGTTCTTCACTCCACCGGTTCTTTTCAGTGCCTCAGTGTTTGGAAAACAGATCAGGAACACCTCTAAAGACCTTCAAGAAGCTACTGGTCAATTGACTAGAGTTGCTGAAGAACAACTATCTGGTATTAAAACAGTTCAGTCATTTGTTGCTGAAGGTAATGAATTGTCTAGGTATAATGTTGCAATTAGAGATATTTTTCAGGTGGGGAAAACCGCGGCATTTACAAACGCAAAGTTTTTTACTACAACTAGTCTTTTAGGTGATCTAAGTTTCTTAACCGTCCTTGCGTATGGTTCCTATCTTGTTTTACAATCCCAGCTCTCCATTGGTGATCTTACTGCATTTATGTtgtatacagaatatacgGGGAATGCAGTATTTGGCCTTTCTACTTTTTATTCGGAAATCATGCAAGGTGCTGGTGCCGCTTCCAGGTTATTTGAATTAACAGATAGGAAACCTTCCATTTCACCCACAGTGGGACACAGATATAAACCAGATCGTGGTGTTATCGAATTTAAAGATGTTTCATTTAGCTACCCTACGAGACCTTCTGTtcaaatattcaagaatttaaattttaaaattgcGCCGGGATCGAGTGTTTGCATTGTGGGCCCCTCAGGTCGTGGTAAATCTACAATTGCGCTCTTGCTACTGAGATATTATAATCCTACAGCAGGAACTATTATGATAGATAACCAAGACATCTCCAAATTGAATTGCAAATCCTTAAGAAGGCATATCGGTATAGTTCAGCAAGAGCCGGTACTTATGTCAGGTACTATTCGAGACAATATCACTTACGGGTTGACATATACTCCaacaaaggaagaaattAGATCGGTGGCGAAGCAATGCTTTTGTCATAATTTCATTACGAAATTCCCGAACACATACGATACGGTAATTGGTCCTCACGGCACCTTACTGAGTGGCGGACAAAAGCAACGTATTGCCATTGCAAGAGCTCTGATCAAGAAGCCAACTATCTTGATTCTCGATGAAGCTACATCGGCTTTGGATGTTGAAAGTGAAGGAGCCATTAACTATACATTTGGTCAActgatgaaatcaaaatcGATGACTATAGTTAGCATCGCGCATAGGCTAAGTACGATCAGAAGATCGGAAAACGTTATTGTTCTTGGCCATGATGGATCAGTGGTAGAAATGGGCAAATTTAAAGAATTATACGCTAATCCAACAAGTGCTTTATCGCAATTGCTCAATGAAAAAGCGGCCCCTGGGCCATCTGATCAACAACCGCTAATAGAGAAGGTCAACGAAAAGGAGGATTTAAATGAGAATAAGAAGCATGATCCCCAGAACAAggatgataatgatgataatgataataaacATGATAATGACAGCAATAACGAATCCCCAGAGACGGAAGACAAAAAGTCagatgatattgaagaatCCGTCGAACATCTCCTGAAAGACGCGGCAAAGGAGGCGAACCCAATTAAGCTCACACCACAACCGTGAGTTTACTCGCATCGCATATATACCCATTCTTATATTCTCACACATCTAAATATATAACAGGTTTAATGCCAAATAGGACGGTTTTTCATTACCCGAACCAAAGTTTTCGGTACCATAAACAAATAACTTTGAAACAATAACAAAGTGTAATGCGGCCGCATGTATGTTTATCTATAACGTCCTTAAAGATTTGAGCAGTATTGCCATGGATAATGATGGATCCAGATCTGTGACCATTGGGGATGACTTGCAAGAAAGTTTTTGTGAACGCTTACAAAGAATTCACGATACCTTACATTTAATAAAGGATTGCAACTCATTGAATGAGACCACCACCAGTATCTCAGAGACATTGTTAATTCAACTTTACGATGATTTGGAGAACGTTACCTCGGCTATTCCGGATTTAGTTAACGAGAAACGATTGGGGCAAGACGATATTTTGATGTTCATGGATTGGTTactattaaaaaaatatatacttTACCAATTTATTAATGACGTTCATAACATTGAGGAAGGTTTTGCACATTTATTAAATTTGCTAGAGGATGAGTTTTCTAAGGATGAACAAGATAGCGACAGATACAATCGATTTAGCCCGATGTTTGACGTCATAGAAGAATCTACACAAATTAAGAGCCAATTGGAGCCATGGTTGACCAATTTAAAGGAATTATTGGATACTTCATTGGAATTTAACGAAATTTCAAAGGATCATATGGACACATTACATAAGATCATTAATAGGAATATATCTCACTGTCTCgaaattcaagaagaaaggtTTGTATCTCCGATACGACATACTCCATCATTTACCCTAGAACAACTAGTCAAGCTATTAGGGACGCACACGGAAGCAACTGAGCCAAAGGTACCAAACTTTTCTGCGGCAGAAGATATTCTATCGAGAAAGTTCTTGAacctaaaaaaaaatatcccGCCGATCGAAAAAAGTTTGACTGATATTCTACCTCAAAGAATTGTGCAATTTGGGCACCggaatataaaaaatataactATCTTGCAAACTATcctgcaaaaaaaatatgagcTGATAATGAAGGATTATAGATTCATGAACTCTGAATTTAGAGAATTGAAAGTTGAACTGATCGATAAACGTTGGAATATACTCTTTATCAATTTGAATCATGAACTATTTT encodes the following:
- the KAR9 gene encoding Kar9p (Karyogamy protein~similar to YPL269W); protein product: MFIYNVLKDLSSIAMDNDGSRSVTIGDDLQESFCERLQRIHDTLHLIKDCNSLNETTTSISETLLIQLYDDLENVTSAIPDLVNEKRLGQDDILMFMDWLLLKKYILYQFINDVHNIEEGFAHLLNLLEDEFSKDEQDSDRYNRFSPMFDVIEESTQIKSQLEPWLTNLKELLDTSLEFNEISKDHMDTLHKIINRNISHCLEIQEERFVSPIRHTPSFTLEQLVKLLGTHTEATEPKVPNFSAAEDILSRKFLNLKKNIPPIEKSLTDILPQRIVQFGHRNIKNITILQTILQKKYELIMKDYRFMNSEFRELKVELIDKRWNILFINLNHELFYILDEIERLQSKLLTTKYSKDITITFERQLEKKSKTVSKTFNIIYRALEFSLLDAGVASKTNELAQRWLNIKPTADKILIKSSASNKIATNKKKIPKPKSLGFGRPNSVIGTITQDFQERVAIDDGDNKLSEVPNTTVVPKGRKLGKALLQKMNIKPATSPDSSNTINPFFDPESPNRGKLVLSSVPPLPYDEPDKIRPHVYRDEDKKSPGSFIISKHENEALITETPLLAKNKSVLDVEKDKWRHYQSLPSKIPTYKDKSMKVAVENTPIAKIFHTPLTKITSSSSQVWVPSTRRRTQLRPPTPLSQLLTPRKGRSSRTPTY
- the MDL2 gene encoding ATP-binding cassette permease MDL2 (Mitochondrial inner membrane half-type ABC transporter~similar to YPL270W); translation: MLNGRLPLLRVGIYRNMLSRPRLPKLLSMRFRSLLTPSSSQLIPINRLCLRSPTIGKSLVLQSFRCNSSKTEPQASLPSASSVSKGTANSAHAKEQSKSDDYKDIIRLFMLAKRDWKLLLTAILLLTISCSIGMSIPKVIGIVLDTLKTSSGSEFFDLKIPIFSLPLYEFLSFFTVALLIGCAANFGRFILLRILSERVVARLRANVIKKTLHQDAEFFDNHKVGDLISRLGSDAYVVSRSMTQKVSDGVKALICGVVGVGMMCSLSPQLSILLLFFTPPVLFSASVFGKQIRNTSKDLQEATGQLTRVAEEQLSGIKTVQSFVAEGNELSRYNVAIRDIFQVGKTAAFTNAKFFTTTSLLGDLSFLTVLAYGSYLVLQSQLSIGDLTAFMLYTEYTGNAVFGLSTFYSEIMQGAGAASRLFELTDRKPSISPTVGHRYKPDRGVIEFKDVSFSYPTRPSVQIFKNLNFKIAPGSSVCIVGPSGRGKSTIALLLLRYYNPTAGTIMIDNQDISKLNCKSLRRHIGIVQQEPVLMSGTIRDNITYGLTYTPTKEEIRSVAKQCFCHNFITKFPNTYDTVIGPHGTLLSGGQKQRIAIARALIKKPTILILDEATSALDVESEGAINYTFGQLMKSKSMTIVSIAHRLSTIRRSENVIVLGHDGSVVEMGKFKELYANPTSALSQLLNEKAAPGPSDQQPLIEKVNEKEDLNENKKHDPQNKDDNDDNDNKHDNDSNNESPETEDKKSDDIEESVEHLLKDAAKEANPIKLTPQP